The stretch of DNA GGTACGGGCGCGAGACGGCCAGGCGTCGCGCCTCGGCCACCAGTGCCTGCACCGCGCCGGCATCGGAACCACGCGTGGCGAACTGGACCGCGCCATCGCGGTCGAGCACCACGGTGAATGGAATCGCTTCGAGGCCGATGCGAGGCGCGAGCCCCTTCGGTCCGTCGTGATAGAGCGGCATCTTCAAGTGGTGCGCCGTTGCGAAGCGGCGCGCGTTCTCGAGGTCCGTGTCGATCGAGACCGCGATGACGCGGCCGCCGCTCGCGGCCAGCTCGGTATTCAGTGCGTCGAGCGCCGGAAGCTCGCGCGCGCACGGCCGACACCAGCTCGCCCAGAAGTTCACCACCACCACCTCGCCCTGCAGACTCGCGAGCGTGACGGTGCGACCGTCGAGGCCGCGCAGTGGATGCCGCCGCAATGCCTCGGTCGAGCCGCGCCACGCGACCGTGTGCGCCGCGACCGGCGCTCCGGCGGGTGCCGGAGCGGGAGCGAACCCGAGCAGGATCGCCGCGAGGGCCGCCAGTGCGGCCCCCCGTCGACTGATCCTCCTGGTTGCGATCGCGTTCACGTGGTTCTCCATGGTCGGTTCGAGTGAGCTTCGACTACTTGTACTGGGCGCCCAGCAGCACCCACAGATTGAACTTGCGACGCTCGGCCGCCGTCAGCGCGTTCGGGCCGCTGGGGTGTTGACCGATGCCGCTCTGCGAGCCGAGTCCCATCACGTAGTCGATCAGCGTCGACTGGCGCGGGAAGCCGGGGCGCGTCACCGCCGGCCGCGTGCTGCCCATCATCATTTCGCCGGACAGGCTCACGTAGCCCTTCGGGAAGATGCGATTCATGCGCACGGTGTCCGGCGCGGAGGTCAGGTTGAGCTGACCGGCGGCCGTCGAGTCCACGCCGGGAATCGTCGGGGTGTGACACGACGCACACTTGGCGGCGACGATCGGACCGATGGTGGTTTCGTAGTTGATGATCTGACGCTGTGCCGGAGCGATGTTCAGGTCATGCGCCGGCATCAGCGCCGCGATCGGATTCGGATTGGTCGGCGTCGGGCCGCCGGCGTGACGGTCTTCGTGACAGCCGACGCACTT from Candidatus Eisenbacteria bacterium encodes:
- a CDS encoding TlpA family protein disulfide reductase, with protein sequence MNAIATRRISRRGAALAALAAILLGFAPAPAPAGAPVAAHTVAWRGSTEALRRHPLRGLDGRTVTLASLQGEVVVVNFWASWCRPCARELPALDALNTELAASGGRVIAVSIDTDLENARRFATAHHLKMPLYHDGPKGLAPRIGLEAIPFTVVLDRDGAVQFATRGSDAGAVQALVAEARRLAVSRPYLSATPQGGTR